A part of Pseudoliparis swirei isolate HS2019 ecotype Mariana Trench chromosome 8, NWPU_hadal_v1, whole genome shotgun sequence genomic DNA contains:
- the LOC130198240 gene encoding uncharacterized protein LOC130198240 translates to MSAHHLKINPDKTELLFLPGKESPTHDLTTTFTSSVLAPPPTARNLGVTLDSQPDGQHHCDNAFLFGKSPQQHLPRSGHAERLPSSSSQRRRRRRGGARGRPPLRGNAKSTRRQFNRIGCPVPRIPAEASPLADHVSATRILCGALVFPTIATIVGKLMFSSVNSNLQRTILGGIAFVAIKGAFKVYFKQQQYQRQAHRKILNFPEQEEA, encoded by the exons atgtctgctcaccacctgaaaatcaaccctgacaagaccgagctactattccttccagggaaagagtcccccacccacgacctgactaccaccttcaccagctctgtgttggccccgcccccgactgccaggaacctcggggtgacactcgacagtcaacctgacggccaacatcactgcgacaacgcgttcct TTTTGGGAAAAGTCCTCAGCAGCATCTTCCCAGGTCAGGACACGCCGAGCGTTTACCTTCGTCTTCgtcgcagaggaggaggaggaggaggggaggagcgaGAGGACGGCCTCCGCTGCGGGGGAACGCTAAATCAACAAGGCGGCAATTTAACA ggATTGGCTGCCCAGTGCCTCGCATCCCGGCAGAGGCCAGCCCCCTGGCCGACCACGTGTCCGCCACGCGCATCCTGTGCGGCGCCCTGGTCTTCCCCACCATCGCCACCATCGTGGGGAAGCTCATGTTCAGCAGCGTCAACTCCAACCTGCAGAGGACCATCCTG GGAGGCATCGCCTTCGTGGCCATCAAGGGGGCGTTCAAGGTCTACTTCAAGCAGCAGCAGTACCAGAGGCAAGCCCACCGCAAGATCCTCAACTTCCCCGAGCAGGAGGAGGCCTGA